In a genomic window of Lacrimispora sp. BS-2:
- a CDS encoding ATP-binding protein — translation MGVVQTVVRISEIELKGFKNTQYGRIIMPSAGNKDFFSKTADILGIYGQNGSGKTAVIEAMGFVQTLLTGRPLSKEAIHYISKDAETCTITVKFIIQTDSKKAMAEYLVQLKRISKSEFEIIHETLSSAAWSGEKFESKKNVIDFGLHSEGPIFTPKYRLEDLIRENDENKVNLSVAKKIAGKDLVSFIFGPEGRGVFLSAASGASEDYAYIIQSIYQYAGMNLFVISNAHAGAISMDFMIPFAFRLDLGEKIAKGDLLIRLDEPSVISKEHFEIAGQILHEMNIVLDAMIPGLSIGIYDFGEQLLEQGGTGHRVELISKRGDITIPLKYESEGIIKIISVLNVLMCVYNNPSMCLIIDELDAGVYEYLLGELLSVFEKGARGQLIFTSHNLRALEMIHKSSIVFSTTNPANRYIRLQNIKSNHNLRDMYLRSIVLGGQKEAIYEETDSVEIGRAFRRAGKVVRDGGQD, via the coding sequence ATGGGAGTGGTTCAGACAGTGGTTCGCATAAGTGAAATTGAATTAAAAGGATTTAAGAATACCCAGTACGGACGAATCATAATGCCGTCTGCCGGCAATAAGGATTTTTTCTCAAAAACAGCGGACATTCTCGGCATTTATGGACAGAATGGTTCCGGAAAAACGGCAGTGATTGAAGCAATGGGGTTTGTTCAGACCCTTCTTACGGGGCGGCCCCTGTCTAAGGAAGCGATTCACTATATTTCCAAAGACGCGGAAACCTGTACAATTACCGTTAAGTTTATTATTCAGACAGACAGTAAAAAAGCCATGGCAGAATATTTGGTCCAGTTAAAGAGGATTTCCAAAAGCGAATTTGAGATTATCCACGAAACCCTCAGTTCCGCGGCCTGGAGCGGAGAAAAATTTGAAAGCAAAAAAAATGTGATCGATTTCGGACTTCATTCAGAAGGTCCAATATTTACTCCAAAGTACCGGCTGGAAGATTTAATACGGGAGAATGATGAAAATAAGGTTAATTTAAGCGTTGCAAAAAAAATTGCAGGGAAAGATCTGGTTTCTTTTATTTTCGGGCCGGAAGGCAGAGGAGTATTTTTATCCGCTGCTAGTGGTGCATCTGAGGATTATGCTTATATCATCCAATCAATTTATCAATATGCAGGCATGAACCTTTTTGTAATTTCCAATGCCCATGCAGGAGCAATCAGTATGGATTTCATGATTCCGTTTGCTTTCCGCCTGGATCTTGGCGAGAAGATCGCAAAGGGCGATCTGCTCATAAGGCTTGATGAGCCGTCGGTGATCAGTAAGGAGCATTTTGAAATAGCCGGGCAGATTCTCCATGAGATGAATATCGTCCTTGACGCCATGATCCCTGGTCTTTCCATCGGCATTTACGACTTTGGCGAACAGCTTCTTGAACAGGGGGGAACAGGACACAGGGTCGAATTAATTTCAAAACGCGGTGATATTACAATTCCCCTGAAATATGAGTCAGAAGGGATCATTAAGATCATTTCCGTTCTGAATGTCCTTATGTGTGTTTATAACAACCCCTCCATGTGTCTGATTATTGATGAACTGGATGCCGGCGTATACGAATATCTTTTGGGAGAACTCCTTTCTGTTTTTGAAAAGGGGGCCAGGGGACAGCTGATTTTCACATCCCATAATTTGCGGGCATTGGAAATGATTCATAAAAGCAGCATTGTTTTTTCCACCACAAATCCCGCCAACCGGTATATCCGTTTGCAGAACATAAAGAGCAATCATAATTTGCGGGATATGTATTTGCGGAGCATTGTATTGGGTGGTCAAAAAGAAGCTATTTATGAGGAAACCGACAGCGTAGAGATTGGCCGTGC